In Sphaeramia orbicularis chromosome 1, fSphaOr1.1, whole genome shotgun sequence, a genomic segment contains:
- the ppp1r27b gene encoding protein phosphatase 1 regulatory subunit 27b produces the protein MKYYQYPVPQTIGLEAYPKNCSVPLSCKATASLKPVRNVHFPNDIVFQDYVRQGELERIGRFIRAKRVTLDTIYLSGMAALHEAVLTGNLECVKLLVKYGADIHQRDEEGWTPLHMACSDGFPHIARYLLSLGADPDLENDCGEKPADLIEPDNKELLQIFGLAVND, from the exons ATGAAGTACTATCAGTACCCCGTGCCCCAGACCATTGGACTTGAAGCTTACCCCAAGAACTGCAGCGTCCCTCTGAGCTGCAAAGCCACAGCTTCTCTGAAACCGGTCCGAAACGTGCACTTCCCCAACGACATCGTCTTCCAGGACTACGTACGACAAGGTGAGCTGGAGAGGATTGGACGCTTCATCCGAGCAAAGCGAGTGACTCTGGACACCATCTACCTGTCAG GCATGGCTGCCCTCCATGAGGCTGTGCTGACTGGGAACCTGGAGTGTGTGAAGCTGCTGGTGAAGTACGGCGCAGATATTCACCAGAGGGACGAGGAGGGCTGGACTCCTCTGCACATGGCCTGCAGCGACGGATTCCCACACATCGCACG TTACCTCCTGTCGCTGGGCGCTGACCCTGACCTGGAGAATGACTGTGGGGAGAAACCAGCTGACCTCATTGAGCCGGACAACAAAGAGCTGCTGCAGATTTTTGGCCTGGCCGTCAACGACTGA